The stretch of DNA TTCCAGATATGTCAACGAAAAAAAAGGAAAAAAACATAAATTATGCCATATTTTTTCAATTTTCAACAAATAAAAACAAAATCGTAAGGAAAATAGCACCCCTTACAGTAATAGTTATATCATTGTTTTATGCCGTGTGTCAAGTAAGATAAATAGTATAAATATGTGTCAAGTAAATTGGGGAATTTTTTTTATTTTTCCCCCAGATAATTTTACCATTTGTAACTATATAAAACTCGTATTGTTTACACTAAACTTTCTTTTTTTGACTAACATATCATCATCTGACTCTTCCAATATTCTCTTCTTACTTCTTCTACTCATTTTGCCTTTTATTATGAGCCGACATATGCTCTCGTTTTCCAATTCAATCTTTCTTTTTTTTATCTTATTTCTTGTACTGTTTTTTAATTTTTTAAGAAGTTTATCTGCATCTTTGTCTCTTACTAATTCCATTAATTTCTTTATTGTCATTTTTACTTTATTGGAATTATTTCGCATTAATATATCTGAAACGTCTAAACTATTATTTAAAATTGCTGCACATAAACGACTCACCTCTTCTTTCTTTTCACCTTTTATTGTCGTTTCTATCTTCTTTAGGCTAGATATATTTACCTTCTCTCTTTTTAAAAACTTAGCTATCTCTCCAAGTGACTGTTTTTTATTCATTACAACTAGTTTATCTATTAAACGATTAAATTCTTTTTTTCTTTTCGTTAACGCCTCCATAATATCAAAATCCTGTTCCTCTATGATCCATTCCATAACATAATCAGGGATTTCCACTATTCTATCAAGCATCTCCCTTATTATATATGAAAAATTATTTACATACGCAATATACATTGGTGTATCTCCTGTAAGGCTTCTTGCATAAGGATTCGCACCTTTTCTTAGTAGTAGCGATACAATTTCTTTATTACCATTTTTACATGCCAAATGTAGTGCCGTTTGATAAACCATATCTTTCGCATTTACGTCTGCACCATATCTTATCAATTCCCTTGCTATATAATAAAACTCGTATCTACACGCTGAATGTAGCGCCGTTCCGTCACCTTTGTCCCTTATATTCACTTCTGCTCCACTCGATAATAACCGTTTTACCATTGTAATGTCTCCCAAGCAACAAGCAAGATGTAATGCCGTTTTCCCATAAAAATCTGGCTTATTTAAGTCTATTCCACTTTCTATGAACACATCTACAACTGAAAGATACCCTTTTCTAGTTGCCCAATGTAACACACTATCTTGGTCCCTTAATTGATCGTTAGCCCCTTTTCTTATTAATTCTTCCACCACTCCTTTTAACTCTCTTTCACATGCATAATATATTGGTGATACATCTGTTGCATCTAAAATATCTAAATTGGCACCTCTATCTATTAATATTAATGCTGTTTTCTCACATTCATTAGCACAAGCCCAGTGTAATGAGGTTAAATTTCCCTTATCCTTAGCATCTATGTCAGCACCCCTGTCCAATAAAAATTCCACTAACATATCCGATCCATTAGCACTTGCCCAATGTAATGCTGTTAATCCTCTATCATCTACCGCCTGCAAATCCACTTTTTTTTCATCAACTAAAAACTTTGCTATATCAATATTATTTTTTAAACAAGCATCCATCAATAAAGTCCGCCCTGTGTTATCCACTTCATTTACACTTAATCCCATATCCACTAGATAACGCACTACTCTTTCATTTCCTCCCAATACCGCATAATGAAGCAAACTAATATCATTTTTTAAACTGCTATCAGCTTTACTAATTAATATATTCATCAATTCTTCATTTCCCTTAAAGCATGCCCAATGTAGTGCTGTAATAGCTTCTACATCTCTTATATTTACATCTGCACCATTGTTTAACAAAAAATAGGCTATATCTGCACTATTGTTCTGACACGCCAAATGTAAAGGCGTCCTCATTTTGGTATTCTTTGCATTTACCCTAGCACCCTTTTCTATAAATAAAACAATATTCCCTACATTCCTGTTTTCTACCGCATAATGCAGCGGAGTATCCCCTTCCAAATCTCTCGCATTTAGGTTACACCCGTGTTCTATCAGTATTTTTGCTAGAGTATATCCATCTCTGTCTATATTATGTAATATCCCTTGTCCTATACTATTTTTTCTGTTAACGTCAGATCCTTCTTCAATCAGTATTTGGGCCAATATCCATGAATTTAGACCTATAACTACATTCCACATTAATTCTTCATTTTTAGCATCCATGTGTTTATGTACGTAGTTTCGAATTTCATCAGCATTACCTTTGACAACTTTATTTATTAAATGGGCATAATTAAATTTCATAATACTTCTCCTTTTCATTGTTATAGACTTTTAATATACTACCAATAGTTATCTATTTTGTCAACACTTATATATTTTTGTGAAAAAAAGTAATGAGTAAGGCTTTGGCATTTTAGGCGAAAGTTTCTAAATATATTTTAAAAAAACACCTGCCACATTAATTGGCCTAAATGCAAAGCTTGTGGTGTGATACATCTACGTTTTGTACTAAATTGTATAGAAAAAATCTATCTTTACTAAAAAAGATAGACTTTTATTTAACAAATTAGAAACACTTTGCTTTAGTTAGAGTTAGGGATCCCTTGCTCCATAACTTTAAGTTAGATACTTCTCTCCGACTCTATATACATCTCCCGCACCCATTGTTAATATTAAATCGTTTTCCTCTACATTCTTTTCTAAATAGTCTACTATTTCATCGAAACTCTTTATGTATACCGCATTTACATCATTTTCTCGTAATTTCTCAACCAACATGCTCGCATTTACTTCACCTGTATCCTTTTCCCTTGCTGCATATATATCCGTTACTATTACATTATCAGCATTGTAGAATGCCTCAGAAAATTTGTCCATCAATGCCTTAGTTCTAGTATAGGTATGTGGCTGAAACACACACCACTCTT from Clostridiales bacterium encodes:
- a CDS encoding ankyrin repeat domain-containing protein; translated protein: MKFNYAHLINKVVKGNADEIRNYVHKHMDAKNEELMWNVVIGLNSWILAQILIEEGSDVNRKNSIGQGILHNIDRDGYTLAKILIEHGCNLNARDLEGDTPLHYAVENRNVGNIVLFIEKGARVNAKNTKMRTPLHLACQNNSADIAYFLLNNGADVNIRDVEAITALHWACFKGNEELMNILISKADSSLKNDISLLHYAVLGGNERVVRYLVDMGLSVNEVDNTGRTLLMDACLKNNIDIAKFLVDEKKVDLQAVDDRGLTALHWASANGSDMLVEFLLDRGADIDAKDKGNLTSLHWACANECEKTALILIDRGANLDILDATDVSPIYYACERELKGVVEELIRKGANDQLRDQDSVLHWATRKGYLSVVDVFIESGIDLNKPDFYGKTALHLACCLGDITMVKRLLSSGAEVNIRDKGDGTALHSACRYEFYYIARELIRYGADVNAKDMVYQTALHLACKNGNKEIVSLLLRKGANPYARSLTGDTPMYIAYVNNFSYIIREMLDRIVEIPDYVMEWIIEEQDFDIMEALTKRKKEFNRLIDKLVVMNKKQSLGEIAKFLKREKVNISSLKKIETTIKGEKKEEVSRLCAAILNNSLDVSDILMRNNSNKVKMTIKKLMELVRDKDADKLLKKLKNSTRNKIKKRKIELENESICRLIIKGKMSRRSKKRILEESDDDMLVKKRKFSVNNTSFI